The following proteins are encoded in a genomic region of Nycticebus coucang isolate mNycCou1 chromosome 19, mNycCou1.pri, whole genome shotgun sequence:
- the ATP5F1A gene encoding ATP synthase subunit alpha, mitochondrial yields the protein MLSVRVAAAVARTLPRRAGLVSRNALGSSFIATRNLHASHTHLQKTGTAEMSSILEERILGADTSVDLEETGRVLSIGDGIARVHGLRNVQAEEMVEFSSGLKGMSLNLEPDNVGVVVFGNDKLIKEGDIVKRTGAIVDVPVGEELLGRVVDALGNAIDGKGPIGSKTRRRVGLKAPGIIPRISVREPMQTGIKAVDSLVPIGRGQRELIIGDRQTGKTSIAIDTIINQKRFNDGTDEKKKLYCIYVAIGQKRSTVAQLVKRLTDADAMKYTIVVSATASDAAPLQYLAPYSGCSMGEYFRDNGKHALIIYDDLSKQAVAYRQMSLLLRRPPGREAYPGDVFYLHSRLLERAAKMNDSFGGGSLTALPVIETQAGDVSAYIPTNVISITDGQIFLETELFYKGIRPAINVGLSVSRVGSAAQTRAMKQVAGTMKLELAQYREVAAFAQFGSDLDAATQQLLSRGVRLTELLKQGQYSPMAIEEQVAVIYAGVRGYLDKLEPSKITKFENAFLSHVVSQHQALLGTIRADGKISEESDAKLKEIVTNFLAGFEA from the exons ATGCTGTCCGTGCGCGTCGCTGCGGCCGTGGCCCGCACCCTCCCTCGGCGGGCGGGGCTG GTCTCCAGAAATGCTTTGGGTTCATCTTTCATTGCTACAAGGAACCTCCATGCCTCTCACACTCATCTTCAGAAGACTG GCACTGCTGAGATGTCATCTATTCTTGAAGAGCGTATTCTTGGAGCTGATACTTCTGTTGACCTTGAAGAGACTGGGCGTGTCTTAAGTATTGGTGATGGTATTGCCCGAGTACATGGGCTGAGGAATGTTCAAGCAGAAGAAATGGTAGAATTTTCTTCAGGCTTAAAG GGCATGTCTCTGAACTTGGAACCTGACAATGTTGGTGTTGTTGTGTTTGGAAATGATAAGCTAATTAAGGAAGGAGATATTGTGAAGAGGACAGGAGCCATTGTGGATGTTCCAGTTGGAGAGGAGCTGTTGGGTCGTGTGGTAGATGCTCTTGGCAATGCCATTGATGGAAAG ggTCCAATTGGTTCTAAGACCCGGAGAAGAGTTGGCCTGAAAGCCCCTGGTATCATTCCTCGAATCTCTGTGCGGGAACCAATGCAGACTGGCATTAAGGCTGTGGATAGCTTGGTGCCAATTGGTCGTGGTCAGCGTGAGCTCATTATTGGTGACAGACAGACTGG gaaaacttcAATTGCTATTGATACAATCATTAACCAGAAACGGTTTAATGATGGaactgatgaaaagaaaaagctgtacTGTATCTATGTTGCTATTGGTCAGAAGAGATCCACTGTTGCCCAGTTGGTGAAGAGACTTACAGATGCAG ATGCCATGAAGTACACCATTGTGGTGTCAGCTACAGCTTCTGATGCTGCCCCACTTCAGTACCTGGCTCCTTACTCTGGCTGTTCCATGGGAGAGTATTTTAGAGATAATGGCAAACATGCTTTGATTATCTATGACGACTTATCCAAACAG GCTGTTGCTTACCGTCAGATGTCTCTGTTGCTGCGCCGACCTCCTGGTCGTGAGGCCTATCCTGGTGATGTATTCTACCTACACTCCCGGTTGCTGGAGAGAGCAGCCaaaatgaatgattcttttggtGGTGGCTCTTTGACTGCTTTACCAGTTATAGAAACACAGGCTGGTGATGTGTCTGCTTACATTCCAACAAACGTCATTTCTATCACTGATGGACAG ATATTCTTGGAAACAGAATTGTTCTACAAGGGTATCCGCCCTGCCATTAATGTTGGTTTGTCTGTGTCTCGTGTTGGATCTGCTGCCCAAACCAGGGCAATGAAGCAG gTGGCAGGTACCATGAAGCTGGAATTGGCTCAATATCGTGAGGTTGCCGCTTTTGCCCAGTTTGGTTCTGACCTTGATGCTGCCACTCAACAACTCTTGAGTCGTGGTGTGCGTTTGACTGAGTTGCTGAAGCAAGGACAATATT ctCCTATGGCTATTGAAGAACAAGTGGCTGTGATCTATGCAGGCGTAAGAGGGTATCTTGATAAACTGGAGCCCAGCAAGATCACAAAGTTTGAGAATGCTTTCTTGTCTCATGTTGTCAGCCAGCACCAAGCCCTGTTGGGTACTATCAG GGCTGATGGAAAGATCTCAGAAGAGTCAGATGCAAAACTGAAAGAGATTGTAACAAACTTCTTGGCTGGATTTGAAGCATAA